In Candidatus Hamiltonella defensa 5AT (Acyrthosiphon pisum), one genomic interval encodes:
- the hemW gene encoding radical SAM family heme chaperone HemW, whose product MSKLPPLSLYIHIPWCIKKCPYCDFNSHALKGELPHEEYVAHLLADLEADIPLTSGRAIETIFIGGGTPSLLSAQAMQQLLHGVKARIDIRKDAEITMEANPGAIEAKRFVDYQQAGINRISIGIQSFDNQKLLALGRIHDAEQGKKAAHLAQTLSLSSFNLDLMHSLPDQTLEDALKDLEQAMILSPPHLSWYQLTIEPHTAFSSRPPPLPDEDSSWDIVQKGHQCLQKAGYEQYEISAYAKKEHQCQHNLNYWRFGDYLGIGCGAHGKLTFDDGRMIRTVKTKHPRGFMQGQYQYQQYDVDLAERPFEFFMNRFRLLEPTPRADFLNLTGVKESHIRSALDQALNLGYLKEDTQYWQVTEKGKWFLNSLIELFL is encoded by the coding sequence ATGTCTAAACTCCCTCCTTTAAGCCTCTATATTCATATCCCCTGGTGTATCAAAAAATGTCCTTATTGCGATTTTAATTCGCATGCCTTGAAAGGCGAGCTGCCTCATGAAGAATATGTGGCGCATTTATTGGCCGATCTAGAAGCAGATATTCCTCTGACAAGCGGCAGGGCTATTGAGACTATTTTTATTGGAGGGGGAACACCCAGTCTGCTCAGCGCGCAGGCAATGCAACAACTGCTTCATGGTGTTAAGGCGCGTATCGATATTAGAAAAGACGCGGAAATCACAATGGAAGCCAATCCTGGCGCCATTGAAGCGAAACGTTTCGTTGACTATCAGCAAGCGGGTATCAACCGTATTTCCATCGGCATACAGAGTTTTGACAATCAAAAACTCTTGGCGCTGGGCAGAATACACGATGCTGAGCAAGGTAAAAAAGCCGCTCATTTGGCACAAACGCTTTCTTTGAGCAGCTTTAATTTAGATCTGATGCACAGCCTGCCCGATCAAACCTTAGAAGACGCACTGAAAGACTTAGAGCAAGCGATGATATTATCTCCGCCTCATCTTTCCTGGTATCAACTCACGATTGAGCCGCACACGGCGTTCAGCTCGCGTCCGCCGCCTTTACCAGATGAAGACAGCAGTTGGGACATTGTTCAAAAAGGTCATCAATGTCTTCAAAAAGCGGGATATGAACAATATGAAATATCGGCGTATGCAAAAAAAGAACATCAATGCCAGCATAATTTAAATTATTGGCGATTTGGCGATTATCTGGGGATTGGGTGTGGTGCGCATGGTAAATTGACTTTTGATGATGGGCGGATGATACGAACGGTGAAGACAAAGCATCCTCGTGGTTTTATGCAGGGTCAATATCAATATCAACAATATGATGTCGACTTGGCAGAGCGTCCTTTTGAATTTTTTATGAATCGTTTTCGTCTGTTAGAACCTACCCCCAGAGCGGATTTTTTAAATTTAACAGGGGTGAAAGAAAGCCATATTCGTTCAGCCTTGGATCAAGCATTAAATTTGGGCTATTTAAAAGAGGATACTCAATATTGGCAGGTGACTGAGAAAGGGAAGTGGTTTCTTAATTCTTTGATTGAACTTTTTTTATAA
- the rdgB gene encoding RdgB/HAM1 family non-canonical purine NTP pyrophosphatase: protein MQKIVLATTNQGKVLEFKDLFKGSGLKIIPQMEYDLASIEETGLTFIENALLKARYAAQMTGLPAIADDSGLTVDALNGAPGIYSARYAGLNASDSENIKKLLHEMKEVPNAERGAQFHCVFVYLKHPADASPGIFHGKWSGMIASSCQESKKAEGFGYDPVFYLPELKRTAAELSIEEKSAMSHRGEALRQFLDVMRNV from the coding sequence ATGCAAAAAATCGTTTTGGCCACCACGAATCAAGGAAAGGTGCTTGAGTTTAAAGATTTGTTCAAGGGATCTGGATTAAAGATTATTCCTCAAATGGAATATGATCTTGCCTCTATAGAAGAAACAGGACTGACTTTTATCGAAAATGCGCTTTTAAAAGCGCGTTATGCCGCACAGATGACAGGATTGCCTGCCATTGCAGACGATTCAGGATTAACGGTCGATGCCTTAAATGGCGCGCCCGGCATTTATTCTGCACGTTATGCCGGATTAAACGCCAGCGATAGCGAGAATATCAAAAAATTACTGCACGAAATGAAAGAGGTCCCCAATGCGGAACGTGGCGCACAGTTTCATTGTGTGTTTGTCTATTTAAAACACCCGGCTGACGCCAGCCCAGGGATATTTCATGGCAAATGGTCAGGCATGATCGCTTCTTCTTGTCAAGAGTCCAAAAAAGCCGAAGGATTTGGTTATGATCCTGTTTTTTATCTTCCCGAATTAAAAAGAACAGCGGCTGAATTGAGTATTGAAGAAAAATCGGCGATGTCTCATCGCGGCGAGGCATTACGACAATTCCTGGATGTGATGAGAAATGTCTAA
- a CDS encoding YggT family protein codes for MLTLIFFAKTLIDVYVMILLLRIWMRWVKCDFYNPFSQFIVKMTHPIVNPIQSILPSAKKIDTAALLIAFFLMALKYPLLLFIQGGGIVLNQYNLLFGFVSLLKAIGHLVFWIIIIRAITSWISQGSSPMDDLLYELTEPLMSPIRRFLPAMGSIDFSGMLLILILYLMNYLGMDLLGELWLIL; via the coding sequence ATGCTAACACTGATTTTTTTTGCTAAAACCCTCATTGATGTTTATGTCATGATACTGTTATTACGTATTTGGATGCGCTGGGTAAAATGTGATTTTTATAATCCATTTTCACAATTTATCGTTAAAATGACACACCCAATTGTCAACCCGATACAAAGTATTCTCCCTTCTGCAAAAAAAATTGACACTGCCGCGTTATTGATCGCTTTTTTTTTAATGGCACTCAAATATCCCCTTTTGCTCTTTATTCAAGGGGGTGGCATCGTGTTAAATCAGTATAATTTGCTGTTTGGTTTTGTTTCTTTGCTCAAAGCCATCGGACATCTTGTTTTTTGGATCATCATTATCAGAGCCATCACAAGTTGGATAAGTCAGGGCAGCAGCCCTATGGATGATTTGCTTTATGAATTGACTGAGCCTTTGATGTCACCGATTCGGCGTTTCCTTCCTGCCATGGGGAGCATTGATTTTTCAGGGATGCTGCTGATTTTGATTTTGTATTTGATGAATTATTTGGGAATGGATCTGCTAGGCGAGCTTTGGCTGATATTATAA
- the guaB gene encoding IMP dehydrogenase encodes MQRLKKEALTYDDVLLVPAHSTVLPHTADLSTRLTSTIDLSIPLLSSAMDTVTEHALAIALAQEGGMAFIHKNMSIEKQANEVQKVKKYESGVVNEPHTIRPTTTLREVKALTLRNGFAGYPVVNDHYELLGIVTGRDVRFVIDLDQPVTAVMTPKERLVTVKEGEAREIVLQKMHEKRVEKVLVVDDTFHLRGMITVKDFKKAQSKPNACKDSLGRLRVGAAVGAAPDNKKRIDALVKAGIDVLLIDSSHGHSEGVLQRIRDTRKKYPELQIVGGNVATAEGALALVDAGVNAVKVGIGPGSICTTRIVTGVGVPQITAISDAVTALEGTGIPVIADGGIRFSGDIAKAIAAGASCVMVGSMFAGTEESPGEIELYQGRSFKSYRGMGSLGAMSKGSSDRYFQLDNAADKLVPEGVEGRVPYKGLLKDVVYREMGGLRSCMGLTGCASIDELRTKPEFVRITSAGMRESHVHDVTITKE; translated from the coding sequence ATGCAACGTCTTAAAAAAGAAGCCCTAACATATGATGATGTCCTTCTTGTGCCGGCACACTCCACTGTTTTGCCTCATACTGCAGATTTAAGCACAAGGTTGACTTCCACTATTGATCTCAGTATCCCTTTATTATCATCTGCGATGGATACAGTGACTGAACACGCCTTGGCCATTGCATTAGCCCAGGAAGGAGGAATGGCATTCATTCATAAAAACATGTCGATCGAAAAACAGGCCAACGAAGTACAGAAGGTCAAAAAGTATGAAAGCGGCGTAGTGAATGAGCCTCATACCATTAGACCAACGACCACTTTGCGTGAAGTGAAAGCACTGACTCTTCGTAATGGTTTTGCGGGTTATCCAGTGGTCAATGACCATTATGAATTACTCGGTATTGTGACCGGCCGTGATGTGCGTTTTGTGATTGATCTCGATCAGCCCGTCACTGCAGTGATGACGCCTAAAGAACGCCTGGTGACCGTCAAGGAAGGCGAAGCTCGTGAAATTGTTCTTCAAAAAATGCATGAAAAACGGGTAGAAAAAGTCTTGGTCGTGGACGATACCTTTCATCTCCGTGGCATGATCACGGTTAAAGACTTTAAAAAAGCCCAAAGTAAACCCAATGCTTGCAAAGATTCACTGGGTCGTCTTCGTGTTGGTGCCGCTGTTGGAGCGGCGCCTGATAACAAAAAACGGATTGATGCTTTAGTGAAGGCAGGTATTGATGTGTTACTGATCGATTCTTCTCATGGTCATTCTGAAGGCGTGTTACAGCGCATTCGTGACACACGCAAAAAATATCCTGAACTTCAGATTGTTGGGGGGAATGTGGCGACAGCAGAGGGCGCGCTTGCTTTAGTTGACGCAGGTGTCAATGCAGTTAAAGTCGGGATTGGTCCAGGATCCATTTGCACCACTCGTATTGTAACAGGAGTGGGAGTGCCGCAGATTACCGCTATTTCAGATGCGGTGACAGCCCTCGAAGGCACTGGCATTCCTGTCATTGCAGATGGGGGAATTCGATTTTCCGGCGATATCGCTAAAGCGATTGCCGCGGGGGCTTCTTGTGTCATGGTGGGCTCGATGTTTGCGGGTACTGAAGAATCACCAGGGGAGATTGAACTCTATCAAGGCCGTTCCTTTAAATCTTACCGTGGGATGGGATCACTCGGAGCCATGTCTAAAGGCTCATCTGATCGCTATTTTCAATTAGATAATGCCGCTGATAAATTAGTACCTGAAGGTGTCGAAGGACGGGTTCCCTATAAAGGTTTGTTGAAAGACGTTGTGTATCGTGAAATGGGGGGGTTACGCTCCTGCATGGGATTAACCGGTTGTGCCAGCATTGATGAACTTCGCACTAAACCTGAATTTGTACGTATTACCAGTGCAGGCATGCGAGAAAGTCATGTTCATGATGTGACCATTACCAAAGAATAA
- the guaA gene encoding glutamine-hydrolyzing GMP synthase: MIKNIDRHRILILDFGSQYTQLLARRIREMGVYSELWPWDVAAERIQAFHPQGIILSGGPESATENDTPRAPDIIFTLGVPVLGICYGMQTMAIQLGGTVSNTHQGEFGYAPLALKNKNALIDGLEDFVNANNEPCLKVWMSHADKVTKLPEHFTCIASTETCPIAIMAHPEKHFYGVQFHPEVTHTLQGQSLLKRFVLQICQCEPLWTPRNIIDQTLSELKDQIGDDQVILGLSGGVDSAVTAILLHRAIGKSLTCVFVDNGLLRLNESQQVLNIFQDQFGLNIIHVSAANRFMNALKGIQDPEKKRKVIGRVFVDIFDEQAAKQKGVKWLAQGTIYTDLVESAASGTAKSHLIKSHHNVAGLPKEMKLGLIEPLKELFKDEVRQLGLELGLPNAMLHRHPFPGPGLGVRVLGEVKQEYCDLLRQADAIFIQELQKAELYQKVSQAFAVFLPIRSVGVMGDGRKYEWVIALRAIETVDFMTAHWAELPYDLLGRVSNRIINEVKGISRVVYDISGKPPATIEWE, encoded by the coding sequence ATGATAAAAAATATTGATCGTCATCGTATTTTAATTTTAGATTTTGGCTCGCAATACACTCAACTACTGGCCCGGCGCATCCGTGAAATGGGTGTTTATTCTGAATTATGGCCTTGGGATGTAGCAGCTGAGAGAATTCAAGCATTTCATCCTCAAGGCATTATCCTCTCTGGAGGACCAGAAAGCGCCACTGAAAATGACACTCCTAGAGCACCAGACATCATCTTTACTTTAGGGGTGCCTGTTTTAGGGATCTGTTATGGTATGCAAACTATGGCGATTCAATTAGGCGGAACCGTTTCGAATACACATCAAGGCGAATTTGGTTATGCCCCGCTGGCTCTGAAAAACAAGAATGCCTTAATAGATGGTCTTGAAGATTTTGTGAACGCCAACAACGAACCCTGTTTAAAAGTCTGGATGAGCCATGCGGATAAAGTCACAAAGCTTCCAGAACATTTCACCTGTATAGCCAGCACAGAAACTTGCCCTATTGCGATCATGGCGCATCCCGAAAAACATTTTTATGGTGTTCAGTTTCACCCAGAAGTGACCCATACCCTTCAAGGGCAATCTCTATTAAAACGTTTTGTGCTACAAATTTGCCAATGCGAACCCCTATGGACGCCTCGGAATATTATCGATCAAACGCTTTCAGAGTTAAAAGATCAAATCGGTGACGATCAAGTGATTCTTGGTTTATCTGGCGGGGTGGATTCTGCTGTCACGGCAATACTTTTGCATCGTGCGATTGGAAAAAGTTTAACCTGTGTTTTTGTGGATAATGGTTTATTACGTTTAAATGAATCACAGCAGGTATTAAATATCTTTCAAGATCAATTTGGCCTCAATATCATTCATGTGTCGGCGGCCAATCGTTTTATGAATGCATTAAAGGGTATCCAGGATCCTGAAAAAAAACGTAAAGTCATTGGCCGTGTTTTTGTAGACATTTTTGATGAACAAGCCGCAAAACAAAAGGGGGTGAAATGGTTGGCTCAGGGCACGATTTATACCGATTTGGTTGAATCTGCGGCTTCTGGTACTGCGAAATCACACTTGATCAAATCTCATCATAACGTAGCGGGTTTACCCAAAGAAATGAAACTCGGTTTGATCGAACCACTGAAAGAACTATTTAAAGACGAAGTACGTCAATTGGGCTTAGAACTGGGTCTTCCTAATGCAATGTTACACCGACATCCTTTCCCGGGGCCTGGTTTGGGTGTTCGTGTTTTAGGCGAAGTGAAACAGGAATACTGTGATTTATTACGTCAGGCGGATGCGATTTTTATTCAAGAGCTTCAAAAAGCGGAGCTATATCAAAAAGTCAGCCAGGCTTTTGCGGTTTTTTTACCGATACGCTCTGTTGGCGTCATGGGGGATGGTCGTAAATATGAATGGGTGATTGCGTTACGAGCGATAGAAACCGTAGATTTTATGACAGCACATTGGGCTGAACTTCCTTATGATTTGTTGGGGCGTGTCTCAAACCGAATTATTAATGAGGTTAAAGGCATTTCTCGGGTGGTATATGACATCAGTGGAAAACCCCCTGCCACCATCGAATGGGAGTAA
- a CDS encoding phosphatidylglycerophosphatase A family protein produces the protein MSNPVHLLATGFGSGLSSFAPGTMGSLAAIPFWFVLIALPNPFYIICLILSFGFGIYLCGRTAKEMGVDDPSCIVWDEFVGLWITLSLLPKEAHTPLWITVGFLLFRLFDIWKPFPIRVIDRHIRGGLGIMLDDVIAGFFAAMMLFLFHRFL, from the coding sequence ATGAGCAATCCTGTCCATTTACTCGCAACCGGCTTTGGAAGCGGTCTTTCTTCTTTTGCCCCAGGAACCATGGGATCGCTCGCGGCCATCCCATTTTGGTTTGTATTGATAGCTCTGCCCAACCCTTTTTATATCATCTGTCTCATCCTCAGCTTTGGCTTTGGGATTTATCTGTGTGGCCGAACCGCCAAAGAGATGGGCGTTGATGACCCTAGTTGTATCGTTTGGGATGAATTCGTGGGTTTATGGATCACACTCAGCCTCTTACCGAAAGAGGCGCACACTCCGTTATGGATCACGGTGGGTTTTCTTCTCTTCCGGCTTTTTGATATTTGGAAACCCTTTCCTATTCGTGTGATTGATCGTCATATACGAGGCGGCCTTGGCATTATGCTTGATGACGTCATTGCCGGTTTTTTTGCCGCTATGATGCTTTTTTTATTCCACCGATTTTTGTAA
- the thiL gene encoding thiamine-phosphate kinase, which produces MPRSEFDLISRYFNRKSFIREDVELGIGDDCALLSTEKKRRIAVSTDTLVSGVHFLPDIDPADLAYKAFMINLSDLAAMGAEPAWLSLALTLPRIDEPWLQTFSDMLFEQLEAYRMQLIGGDTTRGPLSLTLTIQGLLIEKGGLTRSGAKKGDGIYVTGTLGDSAAGLAILKNTVTISDEADKRFLIKRHLRPQARIFQGKALNGLAHSAIDISDGFISDLQHILNASQCGAHIELSQLPYSPALKTYSNHEQALRWALSGGEDYELCFTLSPQYSHILENLFQRCRGPEVFYTKVGEVVSDFSGKITFFRDGEPVSMKISNITGYDHFDTYRRE; this is translated from the coding sequence ATGCCTCGCAGTGAATTTGACCTGATTTCTCGCTATTTTAATCGAAAAAGTTTTATTCGTGAGGATGTCGAGCTCGGCATAGGAGATGATTGCGCTTTACTTTCTACTGAAAAAAAAAGGCGAATCGCGGTCAGTACGGACACATTGGTTTCCGGGGTGCATTTTTTACCAGATATTGATCCCGCTGATTTGGCTTATAAAGCCTTTATGATCAATTTAAGTGATTTGGCGGCCATGGGGGCTGAGCCTGCCTGGTTGTCTTTGGCGTTAACTTTGCCGCGTATCGACGAACCCTGGTTACAAACATTTAGCGATATGCTTTTTGAACAACTTGAAGCGTATCGCATGCAGTTAATTGGCGGAGATACCACCCGTGGGCCTTTAAGCCTTACTTTAACCATTCAGGGCCTATTGATTGAAAAGGGAGGATTAACCCGCAGCGGAGCAAAAAAAGGCGATGGAATTTATGTCACAGGCACTTTAGGTGACAGCGCCGCCGGTTTAGCCATCTTAAAAAATACCGTGACTATCAGCGATGAGGCTGACAAGCGTTTTTTGATTAAGCGCCATTTACGCCCACAAGCGAGGATATTTCAAGGAAAGGCGTTGAACGGTTTAGCCCATTCAGCAATTGACATCTCAGATGGATTTATCTCTGATTTACAACATATTTTAAATGCCAGTCAATGCGGGGCTCATATTGAATTATCTCAATTGCCTTATTCGCCTGCTTTAAAAACATATTCAAATCATGAACAAGCCCTGCGTTGGGCTTTGAGTGGTGGCGAGGATTACGAGCTTTGTTTTACTCTCTCACCTCAATACTCACACATTTTAGAAAACCTGTTTCAGCGATGCAGAGGCCCTGAAGTGTTTTATACAAAGGTGGGTGAAGTTGTGTCGGACTTTTCTGGAAAAATCACATTTTTTCGTGATGGAGAGCCGGTTTCAATGAAGATCTCCAATATCACAGGTTACGATCATTTTGATACTTACCGCAGAGAATAG
- the nusB gene encoding transcription antitermination factor NusB: MNPSARRRARECVVQALYAWQVSQNDIAEVELSFLADQETQGADIAYFRHVLLGVASDVEALDTLMTPYLSRQFQELGQIEKAILRLAMFELNKRDDVPYKVTINEAIELGKTFGADDSHKFINGVLDKAAPIIRKRMQIRSQNGPYQSVC, translated from the coding sequence GTGAACCCTTCTGCTCGTCGCCGTGCACGCGAATGTGTCGTACAAGCCCTCTATGCCTGGCAAGTATCTCAAAATGATATAGCAGAAGTTGAGTTATCCTTCTTGGCCGATCAAGAAACGCAAGGAGCAGATATCGCTTATTTTCGTCATGTATTATTGGGTGTTGCCTCTGATGTGGAAGCTCTGGATACCTTGATGACCCCTTATCTTTCTCGTCAATTTCAGGAATTAGGTCAAATAGAAAAAGCCATTTTGCGCTTGGCGATGTTTGAATTGAATAAGCGTGATGATGTGCCCTATAAAGTCACCATTAATGAGGCGATTGAATTGGGGAAAACCTTTGGTGCTGACGACAGTCATAAATTTATTAATGGTGTCCTGGATAAAGCGGCGCCCATTATTCGAAAAAGAATGCAAATTAGATCACAAAATGGGCCTTATCAATCAGTTTGTTGA
- the ribH gene encoding 6,7-dimethyl-8-ribityllumazine synthase has product MKIIKGTLVAPNAKIAIAIARFNRFINDSLLSGALDALQRIGQIPEENITVVWVPGAYELPLIVKTLIQTKNYQAVVALGTVIRGSTTHFNYVAGECSAGLSQIAISTDTPVAFGVLTTENIEQAIERAGTKAGNKGADAAIAALEMINLIQTINLNHSTNI; this is encoded by the coding sequence ATCAAAATCATCAAAGGCACTTTGGTGGCTCCAAATGCCAAAATCGCCATCGCTATCGCGCGTTTTAATCGTTTTATTAATGATAGCCTGCTCAGCGGAGCACTCGATGCTTTGCAACGTATCGGGCAGATTCCCGAAGAAAATATCACCGTCGTTTGGGTTCCTGGCGCTTATGAGTTGCCTCTCATCGTAAAAACATTAATACAAACAAAAAATTACCAGGCCGTCGTGGCATTAGGCACCGTGATCCGTGGTAGTACCACTCATTTTAATTATGTGGCGGGTGAATGCAGCGCCGGTTTATCTCAGATTGCAATCAGTACCGATACCCCTGTGGCTTTCGGTGTGCTGACAACAGAGAATATTGAGCAAGCCATTGAACGTGCCGGCACGAAAGCCGGTAATAAAGGCGCAGATGCCGCTATAGCCGCCCTCGAAATGATCAATCTCATTCAAACCATCAATCTTAATCATTCAACAAACATTTAA
- a CDS encoding IS630 transposase-related protein — protein MSYSVDFRQKVLSIREKEGLSIRATAKRFHVGTDTLRRWLKRIEPKPSGPRRGKMDKEAFIKDVAEYPDSYQRERAARFGVCPKAIWQALKRWGLTYKKNSASSQGKRRGTTGVPGKNRGVSKAG, from the coding sequence ATGAGTTATTCAGTGGATTTTCGTCAAAAAGTCCTGAGTATTCGAGAGAAAGAAGGACTGAGCATCAGAGCAACGGCGAAGCGTTTTCACGTAGGTACAGATACTCTCAGGCGTTGGCTCAAGCGAATAGAACCGAAACCCTCGGGTCCGCGTCGAGGCAAGATGGATAAAGAGGCGTTTATCAAAGATGTGGCAGAGTATCCAGATAGCTATCAACGGGAACGGGCGGCCCGTTTCGGGGTGTGCCCCAAAGCCATCTGGCAAGCATTGAAAAGATGGGGTCTGACCTATAAAAAAAACTCTGCGTCATCCCAAGGCAAACGAAGAGGCACGACAGGGGTTCCAGGAAAAAATCGCGGGGTATCAAAAGCAGGGTAA
- a CDS encoding IS630 family transposase, protein MRHPKANEEARQGFQEKIAGYQKQGKSLVYLDESGFAHDMPRLYGYATRGQRCFGTHDWQAKGRTNVIGALLGVTLIAVGLFNCSINSDVFYAWVTQLLLPALPHPCVMMMDNASFHKRKDIQHAILNAGHSIEYLPPYSPEFNPIEHTWAQAKRKRRELQCDINTLFSEHIM, encoded by the coding sequence CTGCGTCATCCCAAGGCAAACGAAGAGGCACGACAGGGGTTCCAGGAAAAAATCGCGGGGTATCAAAAGCAGGGTAAATCTCTGGTTTATCTCGATGAGAGCGGCTTTGCTCACGATATGCCCCGCCTCTACGGATACGCTACACGAGGTCAACGCTGTTTTGGGACTCACGATTGGCAGGCTAAGGGCCGCACTAACGTCATTGGTGCCTTATTAGGGGTCACTCTCATCGCGGTGGGCCTCTTTAACTGCTCCATTAACAGCGATGTTTTTTATGCCTGGGTCACTCAGCTGCTCCTACCCGCTCTTCCTCATCCGTGCGTGATGATGATGGATAACGCTTCTTTCCACAAGCGAAAAGATATTCAACACGCCATTCTCAACGCCGGTCATTCTATTGAATATTTGCCTCCTTATTCGCCCGAGTTCAACCCTATTGAGCACACATGGGCTCAAGCTAAAAGAAAAAGAAGAGAACTTCAATGCGACATCAATACCTTGTTTTCAGAACATATTATGTAA